A stretch of Elgaria multicarinata webbii isolate HBS135686 ecotype San Diego chromosome 5, rElgMul1.1.pri, whole genome shotgun sequence DNA encodes these proteins:
- the NYX gene encoding nyctalopin has protein sequence MFVIILNVLLCIPHVYSVWACVRSCPPNCVCTQERSCSVLCDRAGLTRIPREFPCEAYSINLDKNSIKFLSERAFGTLPSLKSLSLSHNNISFITPGAFKGLASLAELKMAHNEYIRYLHTRTFGSLKRLVRLDLADCNLFNIPDRIFIELPALQELFCFQNNFRRIPGAIRGMENLTHVYLEKNKIEAVAYNSLLGLTRLKYLNLQDNRINVIHDRAFQDLQKMEYLYLNDNFISDLPENSFDGLRHLKMLNIGGNLLRNVSNTWFRDQFELEVLYLDRNRISYIQEGTFENLTSLVSLHLNSNNLTTMPFSVFQPVYFLGRLYLFRNPWECDCRIEWLKEWMENYRLVRDIPCASPSSVAGLDLTDVFFERTSEGFCLDPEELNVTAYSPFPTGEPQTTTENKFNSLISKFLLQKGLSEEVVNTTESFINTTLLDGLTNKASFGLGKCNIKLICSFNLWLFVIAGK, from the exons ATGTTTGTCATCATTTTAAATG TCTTACTTTGCATCCCCCATGTCTATTCTGTGTGGGCCTGTGTCCGCTCCTGTCCCCCCAACTGTGTGTGCACGCAAGAGAGGAGCTGCTCCGTCCTTTGTGACCGTGCTGGTCTTACACGGATCCCTAGGGAGTTTCCCTGTGAAGCCTACTCTATTAACCTGGATAAAAATAGCATCAAATTCCTCTCTGAGAGGGCATTTGGTACCCTCCCGTCCCTCAAATCCCTTTCGTTAAGCCACAACAACATATCCTTTATCACTCCTGGAGCTTTCAAAGGGCTAGCTAGCCTGGCAGAGCTAAAAATGGCCCATAATGAATACATTCGGTATTTGCATACTAGGACTTTTGGTTCTCTCAAGAGACTAGTCAGACTGGACTTGGCGGACTGCAACCTTTTCAACATCCCAGACAGGATTTTTATAGAGCTTCCAGCCCTTCAAGAACTCTTTTGTTTTCAGAACAACTTCCGAAGGATTCCAGGAGCAATACGAGGGATGGAGAATTTGACCCATGTTTATTTGGAGAAAAACAAGATAGAAGCGGTGGCTTATAATTCTCTCCTGGGTCTGACCCGACTGAAATATCTCAATCTGCAAGACAACAGAATAAATGTAATTCATGACAGAGCTTTTCAGGATCTTCAGAAAATGGAGTATCTTTATTTAAATGACAACTTCATCAGTGATCTTCCTGAGAACTCCTTTGATGGTCTGCGGCATCTCAAGATGCTTAATATTGGAGGTAACTTGCTCAGGAATGTCTCAAATACCTGGTTTCGGGACCAGTTTGAACTGGAAGTATTGTATTTGGACAGAAACCGGATCAGCTATATTCAAGAAGGCACTTTTGAAAACCTTACGAGCTTGGTGTCTTTGCACTTGAACAGTAACAACCTAACCACCATGCCTTTTTCAGTCTTCCAACCTGTCTACTTCCTAGGAAGACTCTACCTTTTCCGGAACCCCTGGGAGTGTGACTGCAGGATTGAGTGGCTGAAAGAGTGGATGGAGAATTACAGACTTGTTAGGGATATTCCTTGTGCCTCCCCATCCTCTGTTGCTGGTCTTGACTTGACTGATGTTTTTTTTGAGAGAACATCTGAAGGTTTCTGTCTTGACCCAGAGGAATTAAATGTCACAGCTTACAGTCCTTTTCCAACTGGAGAACCACAAACTACCACAGAGAACAAGTTCAATAGCCTTATCTCCAAATTTCTGCTCCAGAAAGGCCTTTCAGAAGAAGTGGTAAACACCACAGAAAGTTTTATCAACACTACCTTGTTAGATGGATTGACTAACAAGGCATCTTTTGGATTAGGGAAGTGTAATATCAAACTAATATGTTCTTTTAATCTTTGGCTGTTTGTTATAGCAGGTAAATAG